The Enterococcus sp. 7F3_DIV0205 genome has a window encoding:
- a CDS encoding response regulator transcription factor, with protein MNTKILVVEDDTMTNQVISDFLEEKDYEVVSASDGEEAWQIVQKETFDLIILDIMLPNISGLELLERIRQTSDVPVIMLTAIDQEHTQLLSFKQKVDDYVIKPFSPTILVKRVQAVLRRTKQGANTPNLEVYYGDVRINFDAAMIFYKDERVPLTKIEYRIVEYLAKNKGRTVTREQLIETIWGYEFTANDRVIDSHMKNIRKKVPHLNIETIKGIGYILEEKR; from the coding sequence ATGAATACAAAAATATTAGTAGTTGAAGATGATACAATGACCAATCAAGTAATTTCCGATTTCTTAGAAGAAAAAGATTATGAGGTTGTTTCCGCTTCAGATGGTGAAGAAGCATGGCAAATAGTTCAAAAAGAGACTTTTGATTTGATTATCTTAGATATTATGCTGCCCAATATTAGCGGTTTGGAGTTGTTAGAAAGAATACGGCAAACATCTGATGTGCCAGTAATTATGTTAACAGCTATCGATCAAGAGCATACACAATTGCTTAGTTTTAAGCAAAAAGTAGATGATTATGTAATCAAACCATTTTCGCCAACAATACTGGTCAAAAGAGTTCAAGCAGTATTAAGACGAACAAAGCAAGGAGCGAATACACCAAATTTAGAAGTGTATTATGGTGACGTTCGGATAAACTTTGATGCGGCAATGATTTTTTATAAAGATGAACGAGTTCCATTAACCAAGATTGAATATAGGATCGTTGAATATCTAGCTAAAAATAAAGGGCGTACTGTGACACGGGAACAATTGATAGAGACGATCTGGGGATATGAATTCACAGCAAATGATCGAGTGATCGATAGTCACATGAAAAATATCAGAAAAAAAGTTCCGCACTTAAACATTGAAACAATCAAAGGAATTGGCTATATCTTAGAGGAAAAAAGATGA
- the ruvA gene encoding Holliday junction branch migration protein RuvA — protein sequence MYEYIIGKVTFISPYYIVVETNGIGYQVSVGNPYRYSGKTDQQIKIYIHQVIREDAHLLYGFGDLDEKQLFLKLISVSGIGPKSGLAIMASDDHGGLINAIESEDAAYLTKFPGVGKKTAQQMILDLKGKLGELETSEAAVEAMAKTPTAQSVNQSLTEALEALSALGYSEKEIKRITPKLEELGSQPTDEYLRNALKFMMKR from the coding sequence ATGTACGAGTATATCATTGGTAAGGTTACATTTATCAGCCCTTATTATATTGTAGTAGAAACAAATGGCATCGGTTATCAGGTTTCTGTAGGCAATCCCTATCGTTATTCTGGCAAAACCGATCAGCAAATTAAAATTTATATCCACCAAGTCATTCGTGAGGATGCCCATCTATTATATGGGTTTGGTGATTTAGATGAAAAACAACTCTTTTTAAAACTAATCAGTGTGTCAGGAATCGGACCAAAAAGTGGGCTTGCGATCATGGCATCAGATGATCACGGTGGTTTGATCAATGCAATTGAGAGTGAAGATGCTGCTTATCTAACAAAATTCCCTGGCGTAGGTAAAAAAACAGCACAGCAAATGATTCTAGACCTAAAAGGTAAACTTGGAGAACTGGAAACATCAGAAGCAGCTGTTGAAGCAATGGCTAAAACACCAACTGCCCAATCAGTAAATCAATCACTAACAGAAGCGTTAGAAGCTTTGAGTGCGCTAGGCTACAGTGAAAAAGAAATCAAACGAATTACGCCGAAATTAGAAGAATTAGGTAGCCAACCAACGGATGAATACTTGCGTAATGCACTGAAATTCATGATGAAACGCTAA
- the ruvB gene encoding Holliday junction branch migration DNA helicase RuvB: protein MTEDERLLSAQTSEGEESLEKSLRPQFLEQYIGQDKVKQELTIYIEAARNREEALDHTLLYGPPGLGKTTMAMVIANEMHVNIRTTSGPAIERAGDLVAILNELEPGDVLFIDEIHRLPRVVEEMLYSAMEDFYVDIMVGQGTTAHPVHFPLPPFTLIGATTRAGMLSAPLRDRFGIISHMEYYETQDLKEIVLRSADIFQTEIVEEGAFEIARRSRGTPRIANRLLKRVRDFAQVQSNGTIDRSIADQALTLLQVDHQGLDYVDQKLLKTMIELYGGGPVGLSTLSVNISEETETVEDMYEPYLIQKGFIKRTPRGRIATALAYEHFGYESYYQE, encoded by the coding sequence ATGACAGAAGATGAAAGACTGCTTTCCGCTCAAACAAGCGAAGGGGAAGAATCACTGGAAAAGTCACTGCGCCCCCAATTTCTCGAACAGTATATCGGTCAAGATAAAGTCAAACAAGAGCTTACAATTTATATAGAAGCAGCTCGTAATCGAGAAGAAGCGCTAGATCATACACTTTTATACGGACCGCCAGGACTTGGTAAGACAACCATGGCTATGGTGATTGCCAATGAAATGCATGTTAATATTCGAACGACTAGCGGACCTGCAATTGAACGAGCTGGTGATCTTGTTGCGATTTTAAATGAATTGGAACCAGGAGATGTTTTGTTTATTGATGAAATCCATCGTTTACCTCGTGTAGTGGAGGAAATGCTGTATTCCGCAATGGAAGATTTTTATGTAGATATCATGGTGGGACAAGGGACAACGGCTCATCCCGTTCATTTTCCGTTGCCGCCATTTACCTTGATCGGTGCCACAACTAGAGCAGGGATGCTATCGGCGCCACTACGAGATCGCTTCGGGATCATTTCTCATATGGAATATTATGAAACACAAGACTTAAAAGAAATCGTATTGCGCTCTGCGGATATTTTCCAGACAGAAATCGTAGAAGAAGGTGCTTTTGAAATTGCCCGTCGCTCTCGTGGTACTCCTCGTATCGCCAATCGTTTATTAAAACGTGTCCGTGACTTTGCTCAAGTTCAGTCAAATGGCACGATCGATCGCAGTATTGCAGACCAGGCATTGACCTTACTGCAAGTCGATCATCAAGGACTGGATTATGTCGATCAAAAATTATTGAAAACAATGATCGAATTATACGGTGGAGGTCCAGTTGGTTTAAGCACCTTATCTGTGAATATTAGTGAAGAAACTGAGACTGTTGAAGATATGTATGAACCGTATTTGATCCAAAAAGGTTTTATCAAGCGAACGCCAAGAGGGCGGATTGCAACAGCTTTAGCCTATGAACACTTTGGTTATGAATCTTATTATCAAGAATAA
- a CDS encoding acyl-CoA thioesterase, which translates to MKCSQTRAIQTHMITYPHLNFHKTLFGGQLMAWLDETAGLSAVRVSRAAIVTASVDHLDFLAPLKADHSVCIDAYVSGVGTRSMEIFAKVIGEDLFSGERYLAGTCFMTFVVPKGATLPETIEPETKEERFICQGYEARKQFRQAKRQESIDLAKNVDLDIPWN; encoded by the coding sequence ATGAAATGTTCTCAAACTAGAGCAATCCAAACACATATGATCACATATCCTCACTTGAATTTTCATAAAACTTTATTTGGCGGTCAATTAATGGCTTGGCTAGATGAAACAGCTGGACTTTCGGCTGTCCGAGTATCTAGAGCGGCAATTGTCACAGCTTCTGTCGATCATTTAGATTTTTTGGCACCTTTAAAAGCAGACCATTCTGTTTGTATCGACGCTTATGTATCAGGCGTTGGTACACGTTCAATGGAGATTTTTGCAAAAGTCATCGGTGAAGATTTATTTTCAGGAGAGCGTTATTTGGCTGGTACCTGTTTTATGACGTTTGTAGTGCCTAAAGGAGCTACTTTACCAGAAACGATCGAGCCTGAGACAAAAGAAGAACGATTTATTTGTCAGGGCTATGAAGCGCGAAAACAATTCAGACAAGCCAAACGACAAGAAAGTATCGATCTTGCTAAAAATGTCGATTTAGATATTCCGTGGAACTAA
- the msrB gene encoding peptide-methionine (R)-S-oxide reductase MsrB produces the protein MEKPSKEELKEKLSDIEYAVTQENATERPFTGKYDDFYQEGIYVDVVSGEPLFSSKDKYDAGCGWPAFTKPIEKQGVKENSDFSLGMRRVEVRSKEADSHLGHVFTDGPQEQGGLRYCINAAALRFVPVQELEKEGYEEYKSLFE, from the coding sequence ATGGAAAAACCATCAAAAGAAGAGTTGAAGGAAAAGCTATCCGATATTGAATATGCCGTAACACAGGAAAATGCGACTGAACGACCTTTTACTGGTAAATATGACGATTTTTATCAAGAGGGAATTTATGTTGATGTGGTGAGTGGCGAACCACTTTTTAGCTCGAAAGATAAATATGATGCAGGCTGTGGCTGGCCAGCATTTACTAAACCCATTGAAAAACAAGGTGTTAAAGAAAATTCAGATTTTTCTTTAGGTATGCGTCGTGTGGAGGTTCGTAGTAAAGAAGCGGATTCACACTTAGGTCATGTTTTTACAGATGGACCACAAGAGCAGGGCGGCTTACGTTATTGCATCAATGCAGCAGCGTTGCGGTTTGTTCCAGTACAAGAATTAGAAAAAGAAGGTTATGAAGAATATAAGTCTTTGTTTGAATAG
- a CDS encoding Maf family protein: MAVILASQSPRRCELLSRIISDFEVVPADINEEVKDYFTPMDYVLTMAAQKAMHIAKQYPNDLVIGSDTIVTIDNEILGKPTSRDDAFRMLRQLSGRTHKVYTSVVLMKDDQESSATVPATVEFYDLTDDEINRYLDTKEYQDKAGAYGIQEQGALLVKSIQGDYYSIMGLPIATLYRMLPAFDE; the protein is encoded by the coding sequence ATGGCAGTTATTCTTGCCTCGCAATCTCCTCGCAGATGTGAGTTGCTGAGTCGAATTATTTCTGATTTTGAAGTGGTGCCAGCAGACATCAACGAAGAAGTCAAAGACTATTTTACTCCAATGGATTATGTATTAACGATGGCAGCACAAAAAGCGATGCATATCGCCAAGCAATACCCCAATGATTTAGTGATCGGTTCCGATACCATCGTGACGATCGATAATGAAATATTGGGTAAACCAACTTCCAGAGACGATGCTTTTCGTATGTTAAGACAATTAAGTGGTAGAACGCATAAAGTATATACCAGTGTGGTCTTGATGAAAGACGATCAAGAATCTTCAGCGACGGTTCCAGCAACAGTCGAATTTTATGATTTGACAGATGACGAAATCAATCGTTATTTAGATACAAAAGAATACCAAGATAAAGCTGGAGCCTATGGAATTCAGGAACAAGGGGCTTTACTAGTAAAAAGTATTCAAGGCGATTACTATTCGATCATGGGGCTGCCAATTGCGACACTCTATAGAATGCTGCCAGCTTTTGACGAGTAA
- a CDS encoding sensor histidine kinase yields the protein MKTRTKTFFFTSTVIGVVITISFALLYYFLPIVYEHDQRSQELAKTNEVLAEIENKPLEKIKELINAASSQGKTAWTVKDSNNDTVYLSLFNKDSNDLPKKIVIVANKSIVQIADTTVKDAEGEEYTIKVNMLLEPVEKVKDTLLKTYPYILGISFFIGTVSAYCYSYWATRRIHRITDRTKNMVVLEEPTDYVVKGKDEISELENNVQFLYLSLLENIQSLNQELEKSNAVEYSKSEFMRIASHELKTPITAMLGIIEGMILNVGRFKDRDHYLTVCKEILESQSQLVQDVLFISKLESIEIFETFNEKFSLTDLINETMALFELMAIQKELTFEVNLVEVIIDFNKEDMKRIIMNLLSNALKYTKNGGKVTITLTSTDLVIENQCVPLETKEIEKIFLPFYRPDYARSRKDGGTGLGLYIVSKLLLKNDIPFTFQATEDKTGMAFSLNLSSVVKFSE from the coding sequence ATGAAAACAAGAACAAAAACATTTTTTTTCACCTCAACGGTCATTGGTGTTGTTATAACAATTAGCTTTGCATTATTGTATTATTTTTTACCGATTGTTTATGAGCATGATCAAAGAAGTCAGGAATTAGCAAAGACAAATGAAGTATTAGCAGAAATTGAAAATAAACCTCTAGAGAAAATAAAAGAATTAATCAATGCAGCATCCTCTCAAGGTAAAACAGCTTGGACTGTAAAAGATTCAAATAATGATACTGTTTATTTGAGCTTATTTAATAAAGATTCAAATGACTTACCTAAAAAAATCGTTATTGTTGCAAATAAGTCAATTGTTCAGATTGCTGATACAACAGTTAAAGATGCAGAGGGTGAAGAATATACGATTAAAGTGAATATGCTTTTAGAGCCCGTTGAAAAGGTCAAAGACACACTTCTGAAAACCTATCCTTACATTTTAGGGATAAGTTTTTTTATAGGTACTGTGAGTGCGTATTGCTACTCTTATTGGGCGACAAGAAGAATTCATAGAATTACTGATAGGACTAAAAATATGGTTGTGCTAGAAGAACCGACCGATTATGTGGTAAAAGGAAAAGATGAAATTAGCGAGTTGGAGAATAATGTTCAATTTCTATATTTATCATTGTTAGAAAATATCCAATCATTGAATCAGGAACTAGAAAAGAGTAATGCTGTCGAGTATTCTAAGTCAGAGTTCATGAGAATTGCTTCTCACGAGCTGAAAACGCCTATTACAGCTATGCTAGGAATCATTGAAGGAATGATTCTAAATGTGGGACGTTTTAAAGATAGAGATCATTATTTAACTGTCTGCAAAGAAATATTAGAATCACAAAGCCAGCTTGTTCAAGACGTGCTATTTATTTCAAAGCTGGAAAGTATTGAAATATTTGAAACGTTTAATGAAAAATTCTCATTGACTGATTTAATTAATGAAACGATGGCTTTATTCGAGTTGATGGCAATTCAAAAAGAATTGACCTTTGAAGTAAATTTAGTAGAGGTAATAATCGACTTTAATAAAGAAGATATGAAAAGAATCATTATGAATTTATTGAGTAATGCTTTGAAATATACGAAAAATGGAGGAAAAGTAACCATTACTCTGACATCAACAGATTTAGTGATAGAAAATCAATGTGTACCGCTAGAAACGAAAGAAATCGAAAAGATATTTTTACCTTTTTATCGCCCTGATTATGCACGTTCAAGAAAAGATGGCGGAACGGGCTTAGGTTTATATATTGTTTCTAAACTATTATTGAAAAATGATATTCCATTTACATTTCAAGCAACAGAAGATAAAACGGGCATGGCGTTTTCGTTGAATTTGTCTTCTGTGGTCAAATTTAGTGAATAA
- a CDS encoding peptide ABC transporter substrate-binding protein, with product MKKTKKTKLISVMMLSTLVLAACGGGGKTGSTDSSNEGKKARGEQLFKLVVQQEIPTADLSLGTNTISFSAFNNIYEGLYRLDEKSKPHAAGAAEMAKKSEDGLTYTFKLREDAKWSNGDPVVAADYVYGWQRTADPKTAAEYAYMFELVKNGADVSAGKKGLDELGIKAIGDYELEVTLEQETPYFDYLLAFPSFFPQNKKIVDEKGKDYASNSESSVYNGPFTLTDFDGAGTDTEWSYTKNDQYWDKDTVQLDKIEVKVVKEAPTSLNLFQDGQADDVILSGELAKQMADDPELVIEKDARTSYLEFNQRDEKSPYHNANLRKAISYSIDRDAVVERILGDGSVASTGLVPEGMSYSPKDNKDFADENKDLLKYDKEKAKKYWEAAKKELGISTFKFDIVGDDTDSTKKILEYIQGAVKETLDGVDVTVTNVPFTVRLDRGKNGDFEVLMGGWGADYADPSSFTDLFLTGGSYNRGRYSNEKYDALVNASGSKNASDPEKRWTDMVDAEKLLMDDMGVAPVYQKAEAHMRSKKVKGVVAHGAGARYDYKWTYISE from the coding sequence ATGAAAAAGACGAAGAAGACGAAATTAATAAGTGTTATGATGCTCTCGACATTAGTTTTAGCAGCCTGTGGTGGTGGCGGTAAGACTGGTTCTACAGATAGTAGTAATGAAGGTAAAAAAGCAAGGGGGGAACAGCTTTTTAAACTAGTCGTACAACAAGAAATACCTACGGCGGATCTATCATTAGGAACAAATACCATCAGTTTTTCAGCATTTAATAATATTTATGAAGGATTATACCGTTTAGACGAAAAAAGTAAGCCACATGCAGCAGGAGCCGCAGAAATGGCGAAGAAAAGTGAAGATGGTTTGACGTATACTTTCAAATTAAGAGAAGATGCCAAGTGGTCTAATGGTGATCCTGTAGTTGCTGCGGATTATGTCTATGGATGGCAACGAACAGCCGATCCTAAAACAGCTGCTGAATATGCTTATATGTTTGAATTAGTAAAAAATGGAGCGGACGTTTCTGCTGGGAAAAAAGGTCTTGATGAATTAGGAATCAAAGCAATCGGTGATTATGAACTAGAAGTAACATTAGAGCAAGAAACACCATACTTTGATTACTTACTAGCGTTTCCATCATTTTTCCCGCAAAATAAAAAAATAGTCGATGAAAAAGGCAAAGACTACGCTTCAAACAGTGAGTCCTCTGTCTACAATGGTCCATTTACATTGACTGATTTCGATGGTGCAGGAACAGATACTGAATGGTCTTACACAAAGAACGATCAATACTGGGACAAAGATACTGTTCAATTAGATAAGATAGAGGTAAAAGTAGTTAAAGAAGCACCAACATCATTGAACCTTTTCCAAGACGGACAAGCTGATGATGTGATCTTGAGCGGAGAGTTAGCGAAACAAATGGCAGATGATCCAGAACTTGTGATCGAAAAAGATGCGCGTACTTCTTATCTTGAGTTCAACCAACGAGATGAGAAATCACCCTATCACAATGCCAATTTAAGAAAAGCTATTTCTTATTCTATTGATCGTGACGCGGTTGTTGAACGTATCTTAGGAGACGGATCAGTAGCTTCCACAGGACTTGTTCCAGAAGGCATGTCTTATTCACCAAAAGACAACAAGGACTTTGCAGATGAGAATAAAGACTTATTGAAATATGACAAAGAAAAGGCCAAAAAATATTGGGAAGCAGCCAAAAAAGAATTAGGGATCAGTACATTCAAATTCGACATTGTAGGAGATGATACAGATTCTACGAAAAAAATCTTAGAATATATCCAAGGCGCAGTCAAAGAAACATTAGATGGCGTGGATGTAACAGTTACAAACGTACCGTTTACTGTTCGTCTAGACCGTGGTAAAAATGGTGACTTTGAAGTACTGATGGGTGGCTGGGGAGCTGACTATGCAGACCCAAGTAGTTTCACTGATTTATTCCTAACGGGTGGATCATATAATAGAGGGCGCTACTCAAACGAAAAATATGATGCATTGGTCAATGCGTCAGGTAGCAAAAATGCTTCTGATCCAGAAAAACGCTGGACAGATATGGTAGATGCTGAAAAACTACTGATGGATGATATGGGTGTTGCACCTGTGTATCAAAAAGCAGAAGCACACATGCGTAGTAAAAAAGTCAAAGGCGTAGTGGCTCATGGAGCGGGCGCACGATATGACTATAAATGGACGTATATTTCTGAATAA
- a CDS encoding winged helix-turn-helix domain-containing protein: MYKLGILKGEDTTQNTFVDEITKCSTFKTSLFNYVDNNEEMLSEMNIILIGEMPTFGFESICESILELRKSFQGIIWILSKELTDFNQMIYYQLGADGISNVNNNKGIFLLQLENLLKHTSNKEEPKEMISKDMTQKKDFVLNEGSLSLIVKDGFEISLTKLEFLVLRELFIHSGETLSYEDIYKKIWIGKNKDETADAKFRQYRITNIIFHLRKKFEEAPGSPEYIKTIRSRGYKLDLK; the protein is encoded by the coding sequence ATGTACAAATTAGGAATTTTAAAAGGTGAGGACACAACACAGAATACATTTGTAGATGAGATTACTAAGTGTTCTACTTTCAAAACGTCATTATTCAACTATGTTGACAACAATGAAGAAATGCTATCAGAAATGAATATTATTCTTATTGGTGAAATGCCAACTTTTGGATTTGAATCCATCTGTGAATCCATTTTAGAATTGAGAAAGTCATTTCAGGGAATCATTTGGATATTATCGAAAGAGCTTACGGACTTTAATCAAATGATTTATTACCAATTAGGTGCAGATGGTATTTCAAATGTAAACAATAACAAGGGGATATTTTTGTTGCAATTGGAAAATTTATTAAAGCATACAAGTAACAAAGAAGAACCAAAAGAAATGATTTCCAAAGATATGACGCAAAAAAAAGACTTTGTTTTAAATGAAGGAAGTTTAAGTTTAATCGTGAAAGATGGTTTTGAAATTTCTTTAACAAAATTAGAATTCCTTGTCTTACGAGAGCTATTTATTCATTCAGGTGAAACCTTATCCTATGAAGATATTTATAAAAAAATTTGGATCGGAAAAAATAAGGATGAAACAGCTGACGCAAAATTTAGACAATATAGAATTACGAATATTATTTTTCATCTACGAAAGAAGTTTGAAGAAGCGCCAGGAAGTCCAGAATATATAAAAACGATTCGTTCCAGAGGATATAAGCTGGATCTTAAATGA
- a CDS encoding tyrosine-type recombinase/integrase → MARGENIYKRKDGRWEGRYPKARRADGSIYYGYIYGGSFKIVREQLLEKRILHTLEKSSVQQKFEGSFETWSIIWLNQLMQENIKESTYASYKNKLSLHILPVIGKTPLHLVDKKQLEQLTDQLKDKLSPASIHIVFRLVKSCLKAARDRGYINTNPAEQISLPKVQKEQVPALNRQQHTQLLNESKQNVKGLPIVIALETGMRIGEISALKWEDVDFEQEVIHVCRTKQRIFDYDKSINKTKLIETAPKTKRAKRVIPLTPCLKEQLILAKEHAVSSYVVESHGKSVEPRTISYRFERIKKKVGLSDVGFHVLRHTFATRCVELGVNINTVSALLGHTSIKLTLDTYTYSFVEDQRKAMETLAVFSS, encoded by the coding sequence TTGGCAAGAGGCGAAAATATCTACAAAAGAAAAGATGGTCGTTGGGAAGGTCGATATCCCAAGGCAAGAAGAGCTGATGGTTCTATATATTATGGTTATATCTACGGAGGGTCCTTTAAAATAGTTAGAGAACAACTTTTAGAAAAAAGAATCTTGCATACACTAGAAAAAAGTTCAGTTCAACAGAAATTTGAAGGCTCCTTTGAGACATGGTCAATTATTTGGTTGAATCAATTGATGCAAGAAAACATTAAAGAAAGTACATATGCGAGCTATAAAAATAAACTTTCTTTACATATATTACCCGTTATTGGTAAAACACCTTTACATCTTGTAGATAAAAAGCAGTTAGAACAGTTGACCGATCAACTTAAAGATAAATTGTCACCAGCTTCTATCCATATTGTTTTTCGACTAGTAAAAAGCTGTTTAAAAGCAGCCAGAGACCGGGGATATATAAATACCAATCCAGCTGAACAAATCTCGCTACCCAAAGTTCAAAAAGAACAGGTTCCTGCTTTAAACCGTCAGCAACATACTCAACTCTTAAATGAAAGTAAGCAAAATGTTAAAGGGTTACCGATTGTAATTGCTCTAGAAACAGGCATGCGCATCGGAGAAATCAGCGCATTGAAATGGGAAGATGTTGATTTTGAGCAAGAAGTTATTCACGTATGTCGAACGAAACAACGCATTTTTGATTATGATAAGAGCATAAACAAAACAAAATTAATTGAAACAGCTCCTAAAACCAAACGTGCTAAACGTGTGATTCCGTTAACCCCTTGCTTGAAGGAACAACTTATATTGGCTAAGGAACACGCAGTTTCATCTTATGTAGTCGAAAGCCACGGAAAATCTGTTGAACCAAGAACGATCAGCTATCGATTTGAACGAATCAAGAAAAAAGTGGGATTATCCGATGTTGGCTTTCACGTGTTAAGACATACATTTGCCACACGTTGTGTAGAGCTTGGGGTAAATATTAATACAGTTAGTGCACTTTTAGGACACACATCTATAAAACTGACACTAGATACTTATACCTATTCATTTGTTGAAGATCAACGGAAAGCAATGGAAACTTTAGCTGTTTTTTCATCTTAA